The sequence GATGCGGACAACGATGCCTTGAACCACAACCATTATTTGGGTTTCACGCTTACTTTAGTTCGTGTGGAACTTTAGCACACTTTATACAGCCTTAAAATCATAGCACGCTTACTTTAGTTCGTACTTGCTAATTTATGCTACCATGCATATTTATACAGCTTTAAAATCATAGCACGCTTACTTTTTTTGAGTTAGACGTTGGACCTAAAATCATAGAGAAGTAAGAATCAGAGAAtcataatttttaagtttaagATGCTGCATATTTATCACGAATCAATTTGtaagattttaagaaataaataaagcagAAAAAGGGAGGGGAAAAGTGAATGTGTTAGTGCCTAATGGGGACCTGCTGCACCTGCATGTTGGCCACGTACAATTTAAACTTTGCAATTGACCCATCCAATCACAAATCCCGGGGGGGGGGGGTCTAGCGGGGGCTGAAGCCCCTCCCATTTTTTgagtttttcaaaaattatatatataggtatgTTATATTAGTCATGTCCAACATTAATCTCGATAAATTCTTGACttattgttattttaattattttttatttcatttattccCTTCATCTCGCTctaaatgtctcctttcttttgggcacgaagattaagaaatatgtataaaatagataaagtgggtataaagtagataaagtgagttggtgaaaattgtttaaatattaaatatagagagatagtattgtcaaaaaaaaaatgaaatatttgaGATGGAACAATCCAAAATAGAAAAGAAGACATTTCGAGTGGGACAggcggatggagtatttttcaTTTCCGACAACGTATTATCCAAACAACTTTTGCACCTATAATTGAAGACACTCCATTCCTACGTACccaactttttctttttaacttCATAtatttggattaaaaaaaaagtcatcTTTACAACCACTCCTAGACGTAACTGGTCTaggataatttaatttataccAATCTGCTATATATAACCTAACCACGTATGCTCATCTTCAATTCTGCCATATATACCTTAAAATCATCTTCAATTCTCCTACGTTAATTGCATTAATATCCTAAACCAAAACAAATTAAAGAAATGGAGAAAACAGCACACTGTGTAATCCTGCCATATCCCATCCAAGGCCACATAAACCCCATGATCCAATTCTCGAAACGCTTAGCCCACAAGGGCATCGCAGTCACCTTCGCCGTCACAGAAGACGTCCCCGTCAACGAATTCTCCGCCGACATCTCCGTCGAGACCATCTCCGACGGCTACCATGGCAAAAGAGCCGACGCCGCGCTGCCGGAGTATCTGCTCATCTTCCGAAAGGCCGGGACGGAGTCGCTGTCCAAACTCATCCAGAAGCTTCGAGAAGACGGCCGCCCCGTCGACTGCGTCGTCTACGACGCGTTCCTGCCGTGGGGGCTCTCCGTCGCGAAGGATTTGGGGCTGTTTGGGGCTGTGTTTTTCACGCAGTCGTGCTGCGTCAATATCATCTACTACAATATATTCAAAGGGTTGCTGAAAGTTCCGGTTTTGGAGAAGGAGATCTCGGTTGCTGGGCTGCCGGCGCTGGAGGTTTCCGATCTGCCATCGTTTGTTCTTGATCAGGAGGCGCATCCCGGCTCGCTCAAGCTGCTTCTGAGCCAGTTTGAAGGCGTGGAGGATTGTGAGTTCGTGTTCGTTAACTCGGTTTATGAGCTCGAGGAAGAGGTATATATATTGTCCCGTCCCACcccaaatttagaaatatttaacattattttttggATGCTCACATCACCACTTTACATCTTTATCAcgcatttcttaatctccgtgcctaattttttttaggtcATTTGAAGCGGGATTGAGATAATAttgatttgaatttaaattaattaatcatatatataaaccaaaaaagaaatagaaactTGGAATTATGCTTGGTTTGTTTTCATGCTCATCATATATTGCTTTCAAGGTATGCTTCATTCCTTCACGTATTTTAATAgtgaatgaaatttaaaatataatatgtatatGAATATCTACATATTCCTTGTGGCTAAGTGACATTCAGTCATATTCATTTATTATAATTTGTGTTTTGCTTCCTAGCATGGCAGATAGATCCTATCATCGCCCCCCCAAAAGATAAAGTAATACGGTAAAGGAATGGACCATGATGTGATtgttattaagtttaatttattttttaataaaacaaatatttaatgttctttgaaaaatataatttatatataattattttattttatctttatcttTATCTATTGCTACACatataatttttacaaatattaaataatactccatataTCATTATTTATTGGGCAAAGGAGAGACATAATTTTTATGTAACAAAATTTAGTTACACCCGCACGTGTATGTatctataaatttttattacatTTAATAATATAATCAAGTAAATTTTGTTTCTTACAATAATTAACACACTTTTAGATTACTATATTTTGTGACATTCTTTTACTTTTATAACACGAATAATAGTTACTAAAAAGatagtaacttttttttttatcattttaggacatcaattaaaattagtttctttaatattaaataatactccatataTCATTATTTATTGGGCAAAGGAGAGACATAATTTTTATGTAACAAAATTTAGTTACACCCGCACGTGTATGTatctataaatttttattacatTTAATAATATAATCAAGTAAATTTTGTTTCTTACAATAATTAACACACTTTTAGATTACTATATTTTGTGACATTCTTTTACTTTTATAACACGAATAATAGTTACTAAAAAGatagtaactttttttttttatcattttaggacatcaattaaaattagtttctttctatttttgaaaaccATCCATCACATGCCCCTTTATCCACTcacaacaaaattaattatcattattaaaatCTTTTTTTAAGTGTgactcattctccactcataatacactcaaaaattatatttttggtggacggagagagtttaactttacttataaaaaattatgtaaCTAAAAAAGCACTAATTTTatagaaacaaataaaaaattaactattaAGGTACCTTATTTGCCTCGTGTCTGGTTTCAGGCAACTGATTGGCTAAGAAAATTTATGTTCGTGAAAACAATCGGACCAACCATACCGTCAATGTACGTAGACAAAAGATTGGCACACGATACAAATTATGGTCTTAGTTTGTTCAAGCCAATAGACACTTGCATGGAATGGCTACAACAACAATCTCCTAAATCAGTCATATATATCTCATTTGGTAGTATGGCCAAATTGAAAAAGCAACAAATGGAGGAATTGGCAACAACCCTAAAGCTAACCGGCAAACCCTTCCTATGGGTGGTCCGATCGTCGGAGGAATCGAAGCTACCAGAGAATTTCATAGAAGAGGCCTCGGGGAAGGGGCTAATTGTGTCGTGGTGCCCGCAGTTGGAGGTTCTGGCCCACGATGCCATTGGTTGCTTTGTCACGCACTGTGGATGGAACTCGACTCTAGAGGCCTTGAGTCTGGGGGTTCCAATGGTGGGGGTGCCGTGGTGGAGTGATCAGGCTACCAATGCTAAGTTTGTGATGGATGTTTGGAAAATTGGAGTGAGGGCTTTCCCCAATAAGGAAGGTATTGTTGGGCATGAGGAGTTGTCTCGTTGTGTGAATTATGTgatggagggagagagagcggaagagatgagagagaatgcATTGAAATGGAAGGAATTGACAAAGGGAGCTGTTGATGAGGGAGGAAGTTCGGATAGAAATATTCAAGAATTTGTTTCTACTATGATGGGAGGAGACCGGCCACAAAAGTAATTAGGTTCTTGATTATTGAAATATCTTAAAATAATTGGAAAGTTCATGTATATTAACCATGAATTTTGATATGATGTAACACAACTTAATTTGTAAGATGTTATTTTTGTAACTAATGAATTGATGGTTCGACTCatctaaataaaacttgaaaaaaaatgATAGGGCATTGGAGAGCCGTTATCATTTATGTAAATGTTACTTGCATCTCTCATCTATGTTCAAATGGGAATCGCTGCACCCGGCTATATTAGGATTAGGTAAGTAATTAgacaacaattattttttaatacttCTTTCCATTTGCAAtgtcattaccaattttttaaattttgttattcatcagtatatactgcctatacttccttgttcatcagtatatatgtcttattcatagtattcagtgtctcacgaaaaataaggggtctcacaggagcgcgcccctatatatatatcgagagaagttcaatggagaccactaaaTACTCAAAGAGCAGAGACcaaatctcagccgttgatcttatctaatctaacggtcatcatttgttcacgccatgttcaacgggtTTTTTATGTTGAACATATACAGGGTCGAACCCCGAAAAATTCAGTATAATTTAATGAACGTTTAACGAAATTACTGGCATGTTCAATATAATTTGATGAACGTTCAACAGTTCGTGGTCTCCATAGAATacgaccatatatatatattactctaAATCCGCCTGAACTACAAACAAAAAATCTCGCGATACACGTGCGAAATACAAACAAAAAAGTTATCCAGTGTCACCTTCAAAATCTCGCAAATGTTAAGTAGAAGGTATCAATGATCATTAATTCTCCGACGTCGCCATAGCTTTCGCTGCTAGCATAGAGTGTGAAAATCTCCACAAGTCCCAGATTATACTCAATACTCAACGTGATGCCATGCACAAATTAATGACCATAATTTTAGCCATCACCACACTAGAAGATGCAGGAGTcgattatatatttaaaagaatatccttaaaattttaaatattaatattataatattatattaattaattatattaccTTATCCATAAATAACAACAACTcacaattatataaataaataagatacgtatcatatattcattaaattgtatataaatattattacgCATTGAAATTCACgtgtttaaaaattataaattaatatcttTGGGACCTATGTACGCACTGCATTTTCTAgccattaaaaatataaaagttaaatATATTGTCATCTTGCAATTTGCAAATGCATGCAAAGTTCGTTTCTCCTTTTGAATTCCATGCATGTCACTTTGCAAGTTCGCTTCTCTGAATTCCATATGTCACTTTTTTAAAGGGGTATTATTgattaaaatcataattaatctttttctttgataaattaaaattcataattaatcttTATTGATATGGAGAGTTACTTTGTAGAATAAGGCAACGGGCAACTTTGCAatattcctattttatttttacaatcattacaaaataataaatttaataaacgacgcaaataaaaaaaatgcaagacAAATTACcacaattttcaattttcaattttcataaGGGTTCCACGGTGGCACATCGATCAGATTTCATCAACTTTTATTCTACCTTCTCTGTTTCATTAGTAATTATCCACTATTTTTTAATGTTGCGATTGACCCATCCAATGGTGAATCCAgaggggggctgaagccccctcccattttttagagttaaaaaaaaattatacatatagaTATGTAGTATCAATGTGGTAACAGTGGTGGCAATTATATTAGTGTCCAACATTAATCACGATTCATTtttgttgttattattttaattattttctgttttatttatttttcatttccgACAACGCATTATCCTAGTCCAACTTTTGCACCAATAACTGAAAACACTCAATCCTACGTATCCAACTTCTTCTTTATTtatcccctcaaaaaaaaaaaacttcttctttatttctttcttctttttctttttttaattttatatatttggaTTAAAAAAAGTCACCTTTACAACCACTCCTAGACGTAACTGGTCTGCTCATATATACCTTAAAATCATCTTCAATTCTCCTACGTTAATTGCAATATCCTAAACAGAAACAAATTAAAGAAATGGAGAAAACAGCACACTGTGTAATCCTGCCATATCCCATCCAAGGCCACATAAACCCCATGATCCAATTCTCGAAACGCTTAGCCCACAAGGGCATCGCAGTCACCTTCGCCGTCACAGAAGACGTCCCCGTCAACGAATTCTCCGCCTCCATCTCCGTCGAGACCATCTCCGACGGCTACCATGGCAACAGAGCCGACGCCGCCTTGCCGGAGTATCTGCTCATCTTCCGAAAGGCCGGGACGGAGTCGCTGTCCAAACTCATCGAGAAGCTTCGAGAAGAAGGCCGCCCCGTCGACTGCGTCGTCTACGACGCGTTCCTGCCGTGGGGGCTCTCCGTCGCGAGGGATTTCGGGCTGTTTGGGGCTGCGTTTTTCACGCAGTCGTGCTGCGTCAACATCATCTACTACAATATATTCAAAGGGTTGCTGAAAGTTCCGGTTTTGGAGAAGGAGATCTCGGTTGCTGGGCTGCCGGCGTTGGCGGTTTCCGATCTGCCGTCGTTTGTTCTTGATCAGGAGGCGCATCCCGGCTCGCTCGAGCTGGCTCTGAGCCAGTTTGAGGGCGTGGAGGATTGTGAGTTCGTGTTTGTTAACTCGGTTTATGAGCTCGAGGAAGAGGTATATATCACTTACTATATagtattttactccctccgtccaccttTTAGTATCTAGTAATTGAGAgtgatacgagttttaataaagtgattgagtgTCCTATAAATGTGAATGAAATAAGGATATCAACTTTTATttaagtgttaaaataattaaataagtagaATAAGACTTcacctatttttattaaaaataaaaataaatatcagAATATCGaacgtccaaaaaaaaaaagatgaatatTAAAAGTTGGGACGAAGAGTTCAAATTATTTAATCATACATCCCAAAAATGAAATAGAAACTTGGGAATTATGCTGGGTTTGTTTTCATGCTCATATATTGCTTTCATCATGGTATGCTTCAATCCTTCACGAGAATTATAGTGTGATCTAGGACacgtattttaataataaatgaaatttaaaatatatgtatatctaCATATTCAAGTCCTTGTGGCTAACTGATAGTCAGtcatattcatttattttttaaaggaATGGCAGATCAATCTCAACCTAGCATGGCAGTCATATTTCAATCATATTCGTTTTGAAACTTTATAACGTACAATTTGTGTTTTGCTTCCTAGCATGGCAGATCAATCCTATCATCGGCCCCCCAAAAGATAAAGTAACGACAAAATTGGGTAAAGGAATGGACCATGATGTGATTGTTAtaaagtttaatttattttttaataaaaaaatatataatgttctttgaaaaataataatttatatataattattttattttatctttatttattgttgcacgtataatttcttacaaatattaaataattccATATATCATTATTTATTGGGCAAaggaataataatttttatgtaaCAAAATTTAGTTACATCTACACATGTATGTAtctataaatttttataaaatataaaaatgtaatTAAGTAAATTTTGTCTCTTACAATAATTAACACACTTTCATATTACTATGTTTTGTGACATTCTTGCACGAATAATAGTTACTCAAAAGATAGTCAGTTTTTAT comes from Salvia miltiorrhiza cultivar Shanhuang (shh) chromosome 3, IMPLAD_Smil_shh, whole genome shotgun sequence and encodes:
- the LOC131015047 gene encoding UDP-glycosyltransferase 74E1-like, which codes for MEKTAHCVILPYPIQGHINPMIQFSKRLAHKGIAVTFAVTEDVPVNEFSADISVETISDGYHGKRADAALPEYLLIFRKAGTESLSKLIQKLREDGRPVDCVVYDAFLPWGLSVAKDLGLFGAVFFTQSCCVNIIYYNIFKGLLKVPVLEKEISVAGLPALEVSDLPSFVLDQEAHPGSLKLLLSQFEGVEDCEFVFVNSVYELEEEATDWLRKFMFVKTIGPTIPSMYVDKRLAHDTNYGLSLFKPIDTCMEWLQQQSPKSVIYISFGSMAKLKKQQMEELATTLKLTGKPFLWVVRSSEESKLPENFIEEASGKGLIVSWCPQLEVLAHDAIGCFVTHCGWNSTLEALSLGVPMVGVPWWSDQATNAKFVMDVWKIGVRAFPNKEGIVGHEELSRCVNYVMEGERAEEMRENALKWKELTKGAVDEGGSSDRNIQEFVSTMMGGDRPQK